One segment of Arthrobacter sp. MMS18-M83 DNA contains the following:
- a CDS encoding TerC family protein encodes MQLPAWFEIGSFVVLGIILLVDLLLVVKRPHEPSMKEAGLWVAFYVTLALVFAGAMFAFAGPEQGSQFIAGWVTEYSLSIDNLFVFIIIMARFSVPRKYQQEVLMVGIIIALVLRGIFIALGAVVIEQFSWVFYIFGAFLLWTAWKQATDDGEDEEETSENPVIARIRKVVPMSEKFDGGKLRTTVGGKKLFTPMLIVFVTIGMTDLLFAVDSIPAIFGLTQSAFIVFTANIFALMGLRQLYFLLGGLMNRLIYLKHALSVILAFIGVKLVLHAMHVNELPFINGGHHIEWAPEIPTYVSLAVIIGTIVVAVVASLLSPAAIKSKLDARLEEDSRKSMHKVSGH; translated from the coding sequence ATGCAACTCCCCGCTTGGTTTGAGATCGGCTCATTCGTCGTTCTCGGAATCATCCTCCTTGTAGACCTCCTGTTGGTCGTCAAGCGTCCGCATGAACCCTCCATGAAGGAAGCCGGCCTGTGGGTTGCGTTCTACGTCACCCTCGCTTTGGTGTTTGCTGGAGCGATGTTCGCCTTTGCCGGCCCCGAGCAGGGCAGCCAGTTCATCGCCGGTTGGGTGACCGAATACAGCCTGAGTATCGACAACCTCTTTGTCTTCATCATCATCATGGCGCGCTTCTCGGTGCCCCGTAAGTACCAGCAAGAAGTGCTGATGGTAGGCATCATCATTGCCCTGGTCCTGCGTGGCATCTTCATTGCCCTTGGCGCGGTGGTGATTGAGCAGTTCAGCTGGGTCTTCTACATCTTTGGCGCATTCCTGCTGTGGACTGCCTGGAAACAGGCCACGGACGACGGCGAAGACGAAGAAGAAACCTCCGAGAATCCCGTTATTGCCCGCATCCGCAAGGTTGTCCCGATGTCGGAGAAGTTCGACGGCGGCAAGCTGCGCACCACGGTTGGCGGCAAGAAGCTCTTCACCCCCATGCTGATCGTGTTCGTGACCATCGGCATGACGGACCTCCTGTTCGCGGTGGACTCCATTCCGGCCATCTTCGGGTTGACCCAGAGCGCGTTCATCGTCTTCACTGCCAACATCTTCGCCCTCATGGGCCTGCGCCAGCTGTACTTCCTGCTCGGCGGCCTCATGAACCGCCTGATCTACCTCAAGCACGCACTGTCGGTCATCCTTGCGTTCATCGGCGTCAAGCTGGTGCTGCACGCAATGCACGTCAACGAACTGCCCTTCATCAACGGCGGACACCATATTGAATGGGCTCCCGAGATCCCCACCTATGTGTCTCTGGCAGTCATCATCGGCACTATCGTGGTGGCGGTAGTCGCGAGCCTCCTGAGTCCGGCCGCCATCAAGTCCAAGCTGGACGCCCGGCTCGAGGAAGATTCCCGCAAGAGCATGCACAAGGTCTCCGGCCACTAA
- a CDS encoding alpha/beta fold hydrolase — protein MAGHAAHTIRARHEFRGVRTTEHFFTVPLDHWPSGSEAPGDGAAETIAVFAREFVSAEHPAEDAARLPWLLYLQGGPGGRGTRTTSLSGWMKAAARSFRILMLDQRGTGLSTPADRNTLPLRGDAEAQADYLAHFRADSIVADAELIRKTLGSEPWTVLGQSFGGFCALTYLSFAPEGLREVLITGGLAPLDGPAERVYRATFQRVAERNAEYFAWYPEDREMVTRIARHLDATKERLPSGERLTAERFQLVGSFLGGNTRVDALHTLLEDAFVPSADGERLSDAFLEQVHGLVSRASNPLYAVLHEAIYGQEQATDWAAWRVLAEFPEFQPEAAEPLLTGEMVYPWYFEQDPALVPLQDVAARLAGKQDWKPLYDVARLAANTVPVAAAVYRDDIYVDFELSMETAAAVRGLQAWTTGDFHHDAIGEDGEGIFNRLLGMVRGKS, from the coding sequence ATGGCTGGCCACGCGGCACACACCATCCGGGCACGTCACGAATTCCGTGGCGTCCGGACCACCGAACATTTCTTCACGGTGCCCCTCGACCACTGGCCTTCCGGGAGCGAAGCTCCCGGTGATGGCGCCGCGGAGACGATCGCCGTCTTCGCCCGGGAGTTCGTCTCCGCCGAGCACCCGGCTGAGGACGCGGCCCGGCTGCCGTGGTTGCTCTACCTCCAAGGCGGACCGGGCGGACGCGGAACGCGGACCACGTCCTTGTCCGGCTGGATGAAGGCTGCCGCAAGAAGCTTCCGCATTCTGATGCTCGACCAACGCGGCACGGGCCTGTCCACGCCAGCGGACCGCAACACGCTGCCGCTCCGAGGCGATGCCGAGGCTCAGGCAGACTACCTGGCGCATTTCCGGGCCGACTCGATCGTGGCTGACGCCGAACTCATCCGGAAAACCTTGGGCTCGGAACCGTGGACCGTTCTTGGCCAGAGCTTCGGCGGTTTCTGCGCACTGACCTACCTTTCCTTCGCTCCGGAAGGCCTTCGCGAAGTGCTCATCACGGGAGGGCTTGCGCCGTTGGACGGCCCGGCCGAGCGCGTCTACCGGGCCACGTTCCAGCGGGTCGCGGAACGGAACGCGGAGTACTTCGCCTGGTATCCGGAGGACCGCGAGATGGTGACCCGTATCGCGCGGCATCTGGACGCCACGAAGGAGCGGCTGCCCAGTGGAGAGCGCCTGACCGCGGAGCGCTTCCAACTGGTGGGATCGTTCCTGGGCGGGAACACCCGCGTGGATGCCCTGCACACCCTCCTGGAGGACGCCTTTGTACCCTCCGCGGATGGAGAGCGGCTTTCTGACGCCTTCCTGGAGCAAGTCCACGGACTCGTATCCCGGGCATCGAATCCCCTGTACGCGGTCCTGCACGAGGCCATCTACGGCCAAGAGCAAGCCACGGACTGGGCGGCTTGGCGCGTGCTTGCGGAATTCCCGGAGTTCCAGCCCGAGGCCGCGGAGCCGCTCCTGACAGGCGAGATGGTCTACCCCTGGTATTTCGAGCAGGATCCGGCCTTGGTGCCCTTGCAGGACGTGGCCGCCCGTTTGGCCGGCAAGCAGGACTGGAAACCTCTTTACGATGTGGCCCGGCTGGCCGCGAACACGGTACCCGTGGCGGCTGCGGTGTATCGCGACGACATCTATGTGGACTTCGAGCTATCCATGGAGACCGCAGCCGCTGTGCGCGGACTGCAGGCCTGGACCACCGGGGACTTCCACCACGATGCTATCGGCGAAGACGGCGAGGGAATCTTCAACCGTCTCTTGGGAATGGTGCGCGGCAAGAGCTGA
- a CDS encoding GNAT family N-acetyltransferase, with the protein MSVIRPAAVSDVPAILQMIHELAVYEKEPDAVKNTPEMLTAALFGENPRVYAHMAENAAGDVQGFALWFLNYSTWEGVHGIYLEDLYVTPHARGEGHGKALLQHLAATAVERGYARVEWSVLDWNEPSINFYRSVGAVPMDGWSTFRLAGEALGAFGSDDKVLTRG; encoded by the coding sequence ATGAGTGTTATCCGCCCTGCCGCCGTGTCCGATGTCCCCGCGATCCTGCAGATGATCCACGAGCTCGCGGTCTACGAAAAAGAGCCCGACGCCGTGAAAAACACGCCGGAGATGCTGACCGCTGCCCTGTTCGGCGAGAATCCGCGGGTGTACGCGCACATGGCGGAAAACGCGGCAGGAGACGTCCAGGGCTTCGCCTTGTGGTTCTTGAACTACTCCACGTGGGAAGGTGTCCACGGCATCTACCTTGAGGACCTTTACGTCACGCCCCATGCGCGCGGCGAGGGCCACGGCAAGGCGCTCCTGCAGCATCTGGCCGCCACCGCCGTCGAACGCGGTTACGCAAGGGTGGAATGGAGCGTCCTGGACTGGAACGAACCGTCCATTAACTTCTATCGCAGCGTCGGCGCCGTGCCCATGGACGGCTGGTCCACCTTCCGGCTTGCCGGAGAAGCCCTGGGTGCCTTTGGCAGCGATGACAAGGTCTTGACCCGTGGCTGA
- a CDS encoding DEAD/DEAH box helicase translates to MKLLEQLPVTSNAGTSDAGSGNGRVDPDEIYTRFVEWTESRGLQLYPAQDEAIMELASGSNVILATPTGSGKSLVAIAAHFEAMSRGMRSYYTAPIKALVSEKFFALCEIFGAENVGMITGDSGVNQDAPIICCTAEILANIALREGKGAELGTVIMDEFHFYSDPQRGWAWQVPLLELPQAQFLLMSATLGDVSQFETGLTELTGRSTTTVSSAERPIPLHYYFQETPVHETLEELLSTKQVPVYVVHFSQVEAIERAQNLMSVNMCTREEKDKIAELIAGFRFAAGFGKTLNRLVRHGIGVHHAGMLPKYRRLVEQLAQAGLLKVICGTDTLGVGINVPIRTVLLTALSKYDGVRTRLLNSREFHQIAGRAGRAGYDTAGTVVVQAPEHVVENAKAMAKATAKFGDDQKKLRQVVRKKPPEGFVSWGQPTFTRLVESVPDPLTSSFTVTHAMLLNLMERPGDPFAATRRLLTENHEARSAQLQLMKKALGIYRELLAAGVVERIPEAEQEKEGRSVRLTVHLQANFALNQPLSPFALAALELLDPESPSYALDVVSVIEATLEKPRQILSAQQKKARGEAIAAMKADGIDYDQRMAMLEEVSYPQPLAEILGEAFDVYRKAAPWVGDFELAPKSVVRDMYERAMNFGEFVQFYGLARSEGIVLRYLADGFKALRQTVPQDALREDLEDLIAWLGELVRQVDSSLLDEWEELTSGAAPTPHDAPPPPPPSLTSNTRAFRVMVRNEMFRRVELFADEDAAALGELDAGSGWDAEHWEDVLDDYFDEHDDIGTGPDARGPGLLMITEEPGIWRVRQIFDDPARNHDWGISAEVDLEASDESGTAVVRVTAVNRL, encoded by the coding sequence ATGAAACTTCTTGAGCAGCTTCCGGTAACATCCAACGCTGGAACCTCCGACGCCGGATCGGGCAACGGACGCGTTGACCCGGACGAAATCTACACACGCTTCGTTGAGTGGACGGAGAGCCGCGGGCTGCAGCTGTACCCTGCGCAGGATGAAGCCATCATGGAACTCGCATCCGGCTCCAATGTCATCCTGGCTACACCCACCGGCTCGGGAAAGTCGCTGGTAGCCATCGCGGCGCATTTCGAGGCCATGTCCCGGGGAATGCGCAGCTACTACACCGCCCCCATCAAGGCCTTGGTCTCGGAGAAGTTCTTCGCCCTCTGCGAGATCTTCGGAGCGGAGAACGTCGGCATGATCACGGGCGACTCAGGGGTCAACCAGGACGCGCCCATCATCTGCTGCACCGCCGAAATCCTCGCCAACATCGCCCTGCGCGAAGGCAAGGGAGCCGAACTCGGCACGGTCATCATGGACGAGTTCCACTTCTACTCAGATCCCCAGCGGGGTTGGGCCTGGCAGGTGCCGCTCCTGGAGCTCCCGCAGGCCCAGTTCCTCCTGATGTCAGCGACGTTGGGAGACGTCAGCCAGTTCGAAACCGGCCTGACCGAACTCACCGGGCGGTCAACCACCACCGTCAGCTCAGCCGAACGCCCCATCCCCCTGCACTATTACTTCCAGGAAACTCCCGTCCACGAAACCCTCGAGGAACTCCTGAGCACCAAGCAGGTTCCCGTTTATGTGGTGCATTTCAGCCAGGTCGAAGCGATCGAACGCGCCCAAAACCTCATGAGCGTCAACATGTGCACTCGCGAGGAAAAGGACAAGATTGCCGAACTGATTGCCGGCTTCAGGTTCGCCGCCGGATTCGGCAAGACCCTGAACCGGTTGGTGCGCCACGGCATCGGCGTCCATCACGCCGGCATGCTGCCCAAGTACCGGCGGCTCGTGGAGCAATTGGCCCAGGCGGGACTCCTGAAGGTCATCTGCGGTACCGACACGCTCGGCGTGGGAATCAACGTTCCCATCCGCACCGTCCTCCTGACGGCCCTGAGCAAGTACGACGGCGTCCGCACCCGTTTGCTGAACTCCCGCGAGTTCCATCAGATCGCCGGCCGCGCGGGCCGCGCAGGCTATGACACCGCCGGAACGGTTGTGGTGCAGGCTCCCGAACACGTGGTGGAGAACGCGAAGGCGATGGCCAAGGCCACCGCGAAATTCGGTGACGACCAGAAGAAACTGCGGCAAGTGGTGCGAAAGAAGCCCCCCGAGGGCTTCGTCTCCTGGGGGCAACCCACCTTCACGCGTTTGGTGGAGTCGGTCCCGGACCCGTTGACCTCGAGTTTCACGGTGACGCATGCGATGTTGCTCAACTTGATGGAACGTCCCGGCGACCCGTTCGCCGCCACGCGCCGCCTCCTCACCGAAAACCACGAGGCCCGGTCCGCCCAACTGCAGCTCATGAAGAAAGCCCTGGGTATCTACCGGGAGCTGTTGGCCGCAGGAGTGGTGGAACGCATTCCCGAAGCCGAGCAGGAGAAGGAAGGCCGATCCGTTCGCTTGACCGTCCACCTGCAAGCCAACTTCGCACTGAACCAGCCGCTTTCGCCGTTTGCGCTTGCGGCGCTGGAGCTCCTGGACCCGGAGTCGCCGTCGTACGCTTTGGACGTTGTGTCCGTGATCGAGGCAACCCTCGAGAAACCCCGCCAAATCCTCTCTGCGCAGCAAAAGAAGGCACGCGGCGAGGCTATCGCCGCCATGAAGGCCGATGGCATCGACTATGACCAGCGCATGGCGATGCTCGAAGAGGTCAGCTACCCGCAGCCCCTCGCGGAGATCCTGGGCGAAGCTTTCGATGTCTACCGCAAGGCCGCTCCATGGGTGGGCGACTTTGAGCTCGCGCCCAAGTCGGTGGTACGCGATATGTACGAGCGCGCCATGAACTTCGGTGAATTCGTCCAGTTCTATGGACTGGCCCGCTCCGAGGGCATTGTGTTGCGGTATTTGGCAGACGGCTTCAAGGCCTTGCGCCAAACGGTGCCGCAGGACGCGCTGCGCGAAGACCTTGAAGACCTCATCGCGTGGCTAGGCGAACTGGTCCGCCAAGTCGACTCCAGCCTACTGGACGAATGGGAGGAGCTCACGTCCGGGGCGGCCCCCACGCCGCACGACGCCCCGCCTCCCCCGCCGCCGTCGCTCACGTCCAACACCCGCGCCTTCCGGGTTATGGTCCGCAACGAAATGTTCCGGCGCGTTGAGCTGTTCGCGGACGAGGATGCCGCCGCTTTGGGCGAGCTCGACGCCGGCAGCGGCTGGGATGCGGAACACTGGGAGGACGTCCTGGACGACTATTTCGACGAACACGACGACATCGGGACCGGCCCCGACGCCCGCGGCCCGGGCCTCCTCATGATCACCGAGGAACCTGGCATCTGGCGTGTGCGGCAAATCTTCGACGACCCCGCCCGCAACCATGATTGGGGCATTTCCGCCGAAGTGGACCTGGAAGCCTCGGACGAGAGCGGTACCGCCGTGGTCAGGGTGACCGCGGTCAACCGCCTCTAG
- a CDS encoding trans-aconitate 2-methyltransferase — MKWDPAKYVEFGNHRDRPFFDLTSRILAEDPRLVVDLGCGPGNLTATLPTRWPGAAVVGLDSSAEMLAKAELLTAARPGLSFERADIAEWTPEADTDVVVSNAALQWVPGHLAMLAGWLDALKPGAWFALQVPGNFGAPSHVLMRELAGSPEWSGRLSGVLRHDDAVGEPADYLRIMLDAGCDADAWETTYQQLLPGPDPVLHWVRGTGLRPVLAALPEGEAAAFENQYAAMLREAYPTDRHGTVFPFRRIFAVAKKRG; from the coding sequence GTGAAATGGGATCCAGCCAAGTACGTCGAGTTCGGCAATCACCGCGACCGCCCGTTTTTTGACCTGACCTCGAGAATCCTGGCGGAAGATCCACGGCTCGTGGTGGATCTGGGCTGCGGTCCGGGGAACCTGACGGCGACCCTCCCGACGCGCTGGCCCGGTGCCGCCGTCGTCGGGCTGGACTCTTCTGCCGAGATGCTGGCGAAAGCCGAACTGCTCACCGCCGCACGGCCGGGTCTTTCGTTCGAGCGCGCCGACATCGCAGAGTGGACACCGGAAGCGGACACCGACGTCGTGGTCAGCAACGCGGCCCTGCAATGGGTGCCCGGACACCTGGCCATGCTCGCCGGGTGGCTGGACGCGCTGAAGCCCGGTGCGTGGTTTGCCCTGCAGGTCCCGGGAAACTTCGGTGCCCCCTCCCATGTACTCATGCGCGAGCTGGCCGGTTCGCCGGAATGGTCCGGAAGATTGTCCGGTGTGCTGCGTCACGACGACGCCGTCGGGGAACCAGCCGACTATCTCCGGATCATGCTCGACGCCGGATGCGACGCCGACGCCTGGGAAACCACCTACCAGCAACTCCTACCGGGACCCGACCCCGTGCTGCACTGGGTGCGGGGGACGGGTCTCCGTCCTGTGCTTGCCGCCCTTCCCGAGGGCGAAGCGGCCGCTTTCGAAAACCAGTACGCAGCCATGCTGCGAGAGGCCTATCCGACGGACCGGCACGGCACCGTGTTTCCCTTCCGCAGGATTTTCGCCGTGGCCAAAAAACGTGGCTAA
- a CDS encoding ABC transporter ATP-binding protein codes for MLASLLLQRLAPYKTHVLAIVLLQLVQIGATLLLPTFNAKIVDDGLVAGNSEVILRLGGWMLLLAVVQVLAAVLTGYLGAIVAMKLGRGLRQDLFDKIHSLPDQDVAAFGPASLVVRTTNDVLQLQNITVIVFSMLVAAPVMGIGGVILAVEQDVALSWIVFAIIPVLLTIMLLIVRKLVPLYREGQGLLDRINSVLREQILGTAVIRAFVRQPFEMRRFEAANDALTNNNLRSARIIAAMLPLVMIVVNLSSAGVVWLGGHRIIHGDMKLGALTAFIAYIMQILLAIMMAMYVLSMAPRASVSAERVTEVLNTESESALPGILAGGSTGGPELTGGLSFNNVSFAYPGAEAPVVEGISFEAAPGTTTAVIGSTGSGKSTIVSLVPRLLEATNGSISLDGQDIATVPLGALRSRLAVVPQETWLFRGTIAENLRLSLPSATDSQLWQALETAQAEDFVAELPQGLETTLSQSGAGLSGGQRQRLCIARAILRPASVYLFDDSFSALDTATEARLRAALEPELREATVIIVAQRVNTVVSADQILLIDQGRLVAKGTHEELLVSSETYREIVASQLETEEAA; via the coding sequence GTGCTGGCATCCCTGCTGCTGCAGCGCCTAGCCCCCTACAAGACCCACGTACTGGCCATAGTTTTGCTGCAACTGGTCCAGATCGGAGCCACCCTCCTCCTACCCACCTTCAACGCCAAGATCGTCGACGACGGCCTTGTTGCCGGGAACAGCGAAGTGATACTGCGACTGGGCGGTTGGATGCTGCTCCTCGCAGTCGTTCAGGTGCTTGCTGCAGTGCTGACCGGCTACCTTGGCGCCATCGTCGCCATGAAGCTTGGCAGAGGGCTCCGGCAGGACCTTTTCGACAAGATCCATTCCCTCCCGGACCAGGACGTAGCGGCCTTCGGGCCCGCCAGCCTCGTGGTCAGGACCACCAACGACGTCCTGCAGCTGCAGAACATTACGGTGATCGTGTTTAGCATGCTGGTGGCAGCGCCGGTCATGGGCATAGGCGGCGTCATTCTGGCAGTCGAACAGGACGTGGCATTGTCGTGGATCGTTTTTGCGATCATTCCCGTGCTGCTGACCATCATGCTCTTGATCGTCCGCAAGCTCGTGCCGCTGTACCGCGAGGGCCAGGGCTTGCTGGACCGGATCAACAGCGTGCTTCGGGAACAGATCCTGGGCACCGCAGTCATCAGGGCCTTTGTCCGCCAACCATTTGAGATGAGACGGTTCGAGGCTGCCAATGACGCCCTGACAAACAACAATCTCCGTTCTGCCCGGATTATCGCGGCCATGCTTCCGCTCGTCATGATCGTCGTCAACCTGTCCTCGGCGGGGGTGGTCTGGCTCGGTGGCCACCGCATCATCCACGGCGACATGAAATTGGGTGCACTCACCGCATTCATCGCCTACATCATGCAAATCCTCCTCGCGATCATGATGGCCATGTATGTGCTGAGCATGGCTCCCCGTGCTTCCGTCAGCGCTGAACGCGTCACCGAAGTGCTCAACACTGAATCCGAATCGGCCCTGCCGGGAATCCTGGCCGGCGGGAGCACGGGAGGTCCTGAGCTGACGGGGGGCTTGAGCTTCAACAACGTCTCCTTCGCCTATCCGGGAGCCGAGGCGCCGGTGGTGGAAGGCATCTCTTTCGAAGCGGCCCCGGGAACCACGACGGCGGTGATCGGCTCCACGGGAAGCGGCAAGTCAACTATCGTCAGCCTTGTGCCAAGGCTCCTTGAGGCGACAAACGGAAGCATCTCCCTCGACGGCCAGGACATCGCGACGGTTCCCTTGGGTGCCTTGCGCAGCCGGCTCGCCGTCGTGCCCCAGGAGACATGGCTGTTCCGTGGAACCATCGCGGAAAATCTGCGGCTTTCGCTGCCGTCGGCAACGGATTCCCAATTGTGGCAAGCCCTCGAGACCGCGCAGGCAGAAGATTTCGTGGCCGAACTGCCCCAAGGTCTGGAAACCACCCTCTCCCAGAGCGGTGCCGGTCTCTCCGGCGGCCAGCGGCAGCGCTTGTGCATTGCCCGCGCAATCTTGCGCCCCGCATCCGTCTATTTGTTCGACGACAGTTTCTCAGCCCTGGACACGGCGACCGAGGCAAGGCTCCGGGCCGCACTCGAACCCGAACTGAGGGAGGCAACCGTCATCATCGTCGCCCAGAGGGTCAATACGGTGGTGTCGGCGGACCAGATACTCCTCATCGACCAGGGCCGTCTGGTGGCAAAGGGAACCCACGAGGAACTCCTCGTGTCCTCGGAGACCTACCGGGAGATCGTGGCGT